In Miscanthus floridulus cultivar M001 chromosome 5, ASM1932011v1, whole genome shotgun sequence, one genomic interval encodes:
- the LOC136452417 gene encoding uncharacterized protein, with product MASPAAARGGGDVSIQMAAAAADPLLVANRGSAAAKAEKSLNCFVRVLATVELVGNALGTLASLWASVVLIGSYRNSLEHVDFWIATVMIFIEAFRGQGIRYSGPAIWQPTGSGGRE from the exons ATGGCGAGCCCAGCAGCAGCTAGGGGTGGTGGCGACGTTTCCATCCAAATGGCTGCGGCGGCCGCGGACCCCCTGCTGGTGGCGAATCGGGGGAGCGCTGCCGCTAAGGCTGAGAAGAGTCTCAACTGCTTCGTGCGCGTTCTCGCCACCGTGGAGTTGGTGGGCAACGCTTTGGGAACTCTGGCTTCCCTGTGGGCGTCCGTCGTCTTGATTGGTAGTTACCGCAATTCACTGGAACACGTTGACTTCTGGATCGCCACGGTCATGATCTTCATAGAAGCCTTCAG GGGCCAAGGAATTCGCTACAGTGGTCCTGCTATTTGGCAGCCTACAGGATCCGGCGGTCGTGAATAG
- the LOC136452418 gene encoding transcription factor bHLH121-like, with product MSSSGPLPATGTHHGSQRAECKAQGSTSARKVQKADREKMRRDKLNEQLQDLGNALDPDRPRNDKATILGDTIQMLKDLTTQVNKLKAEYTSLSEEAHELTQEKNELRDEKASLKSEVDNLNNQYQQRMRVLCPWAGMEPSVVMGPPLAYPYPVPVPIPSGAVPMHPQLQTYPFFHSQTSGTIPNACIPYMAYTQPCHPPTDQPSNQLNTPVAHSSSHRSNSPAQDCRSKSSTLQQPSCGVRSSGVGDIATDLELKIPGSSCQSHAEIANNDSSSDLKTKKHCIKRINGCTLTESSSSSRCSSSGPPDVSNSAVDEYSLRPIL from the exons ATGTCTTCGTCGGGGCCTTTGCCGGCGACCGGAACCCACCATGGCAG TCAAAGGGCAGAGTGTAAAGCCCAGGGTTCAACTTCTGCGCGCAAGGTACAAAAGGCTGATCGTGAGAAGATGCGAAGAGATAAATTAAACGAGCAGCTCCAGGACTTGGGAAATGCACTTG ATCCAGACCGTCCCAGGAACGATAAGGCAACTATACTTGGTGACACAATCCAGATGCTGAAAGATTTGACTACTCAGGTGAACAAGCTGAAAGCTGAATACACATCACTTTCCGAAGAAGCGCATGAG TTAACACAAGAAAAGAATGAGCTTAGAGATGAGAAAGCTTCACTGAAATCTGAGGTTGATAATTTGAATAACCAGTATCAGCAACGAATGCGGGTGCTATGCCCATGGGCTGGAATGGAGCCTTCTGTTGTCATGGGGCCACCTCTAGCATATCCCTACCCAGTCCCAGTTCCCATACCCTCTGGTGCTGTACCCATGCATCCGCAGTTGCAAACATACCCCTTCTTCCACAGTCAAACTTCTGGAACCATCCCAAATGCATGCATCCCTTACATGGCATATACACAACCCTGCCATCCTCCCACTGATCAGCCATCTAATCAACTTAATACTCCAGTTGCCCATTCAAGTAGTCATAGGTCTAACTCTCCAGCACAAGACTGTAGAAGCAAGTCATCTACATTGCAGCAGCCAAGCTGCGGAGTGAGAAgcagtggtgttggtgatatTGCCACTGATCTGGAATTGAAGATTCCTGGTTCTTCATGTCAATCACACGCAGAGATTGCTAACAAT GATTCCTCTTCGGATTTGAAAACAAAGAAGCATTGCATAAAGCGAATTAATGGTTGCACTCTCACTGAAAGCAGTAGTTCAAGCAGATGCTCGTCCAGTGGGCCCCCAGATGTTTCTAATAGTGCTGTTGatgaatactccctccgtcccatattATAa